taaaaactgcgaaaaaatgttgataattttttttaatttgttggtaTATCTggtgtttcaaaattgtcactTCAAGCgctctttaaagaatttctcgttatgaatgtaattttttcaatgaaaataataatacacGTTGTTGAGcgatgaaaatgtagaaaaaaaaatttcaagctatctttatttttttcctgagcttctaaatattagcgctctgatattttataatttatcgtAACTATttaacttttcaccgataaggccgataaactaaATGAAAAACATACATAACTATCGGGGATTAGATTCTTTATCGAAGTGTTTTACTGAATCTTGATTTGGGAatttagtattattattttcaaatttggaaacacaatatagaaaatcaacactttcaatataaattaaatagaaaaccgtttatcaaaatcagtttctgaatatgaagcttctgaaacctaattttatttgatttgctcttgaatttaaagttatcactcataattttcaattttaattgtactaCAATTAACCAATcataaaaaagtgataaatcttttttattgttcatgtaGGTACCTTCACATAAttcctaatttttaaataattttgaactataaaaacaaatatgaaatgaagggttaattctgaatgtaatactttttttaagtgaagagtctcaatcatttgcaattgaattggCCAGGCCTTCTGATTCAtaatatcaaaccttaagctaaattttaacttaaaatttcaatattattgtgtagaaaagctgaaagcagtatcggtgaCATAATTGCTGTGGATCTTTTAATCCAGAAGCGTTGGttgaaaatcactaaaagatcttcCGACTGTTTAGGATGATagattgccttgttgccgaagAAATAGTGGATTGATAGGAGGACAGTTGTAATTtacaagggaaaaattaaacggaggcaaactgattttggaagatttttgcgtctcaaactcgattttttttttgtcagattattTCTCTCCCTTATGATTCTCTggcatttattaattttaaaactcagCAGTTTAGAGTGACATCCATCAATTataattgatgaagtaactaacctacatgaacaacaaaaaatatgttatatcttttcattatcccgcattcattcaacgatacagattagagggaagaatgccaaaaagtaacaaattcccggaaaaaacaATACATATTTCGTTTAGATAATaatcgtattttacaaaatggggaaagATACTTACTTCTATAATTAATTCTcgtggtaaattactcacagtcttcatgAGAATTGACAATtaagttaaaaccttttttttgattttttgatattttacacttttgctaaaaagtgcacacattttttcaaagaaccTTGTACTTTCAAAATCTATACCGAAATCAAGGgctgataaaaaatacaaatttgcatttagtgctcctaaataaatcgaaatcatttttcaaattctttgtaTCTCGGAAGATGTGAATTTTCTTTccttgtgttatagttttgaatgcagatttcgggttctggagatgaatttgaatctctatcgccaacaccaattccttcatattgaaacagcttttatgaatatttttcggtcctttttggctctaaaaactcatagggaaCGCACGTGAGTCATAACACGTGAtctcttttttcgatttattgttgctgaaatctcttgagaagatttgaaaaaaattaagctcttactacgaatattttatattcgattatTGTTTGGCAGTACTTGAATTGTTTTCatggtcatccataatatgagttgatgtgatacatttcaaacagaattaaataaaatcagatctgaaattgaaatttttgtttttgaatttcataatatagattattaatttaaagtttataattcatatatCAATGGTGGAAAAATGAGGGTGAAAAAATTCgcgaaagagaatctttactgtgattcagaacctgAATTCTTATGTGAAAATAGCAAGTGAGGTTAGCATGAGACATCTGATATGAccttataaagtttaaaaattctcaataaaccagctgtaaacaaaagaaaaaaaaacagatttttaaattcaaatttatatttaaatttcaggtATGTATAAGCTTTTACTTTTCAAgtgaagttttattaaaatgatttttcctgattctgaattgataattttccttcgatttaaaaaatattttgaaatacaaaaaatccTAATGGGAAGATTTTCGCTGTTCAAATcttcatcaaaaatgaatttaatgcgGCATCAATACTTGTTGTTTATAACGATTGAATTTGCTTAGTGGAATATTGGTGgctaaaagacaaaaataaagaTTAGAATGTTAGATGGTCAATTGAAGTCATACGTTTCTTAAACCCCTACcggaaaactgatcactccgatggataatttgactaaaatttaaatttcttacaataaAGGTAATTTAACACTTGAAGACCAAAGGTTAAAagccaaataaaaaagaaacttcatattgaaggcaataaatgtatgatcatagcagaacaaatatttcaagtatttcagtgttataaccataTTCACTCCCTatatgacttttgaaaatttgtcatttaattgaaattcaaaaccaaatcaagaatttagaagctctgaatttgatgcacatataaaatttattacaatttgCTCGTGTTAATTAAGGCATATGAGAGAAAtagtgacaattttaaaaaagtgttccctatatttcattaaaagcacatttaaaatcaacactcaacaacacacttttgttaagttacttatcaacaaaagttatttggtataaatCAGTCCAAGGAACTGCAaattacagctgcttgagtttggtggactaacatttttcaatattcagcctttcaagtgataaattaacttgtttgtccacggagtggaaaattttgaaaatttaaaagcacatctactaagaaatGTTCCAATTTTTTATAGACGTTCTAGCTTTTTCGggtattttataacggttttttgccgcttggggggggtgatcaccccgatcaccccccccataggaccgcgcctgaccgtcgcgcgattagaaattttcccagtaaccgcaataaattttcattacaccccgaaagttgtgaaaataaaatttcgctGTTGCCAACCCACACtgtggggcaagtgcaaacgacactaccggggtaagtgcaaacgcacctttaagccatgcaacatcagccatttcagaaaattcatcaccaaaatggttcagcattatattaaaatggtcagatggggtatccaaagtgttgtatctgaagcggatgTTCGAAATTCCTTATGCAttagtaaatgaaggtcttttgcttaaaacaacagtcaccaaaaatggagttccaaaaagttatcaatattgcaagaaaacagcaaacatattaatcaaagttgataaaacgtaccggaacatgtattcaattcattttaagaccgatacactgactcatctgtgaattagtttggaaaaagtattgcgtttgcacttgcccccataaacggggcaagtgcaaattttgaaattttttcacaaaagcaccgttactttttaccaaatttttttaatttttcactaccaacgggaatttgttgagaactattttagtgatgcaacgaacgataattgataatttttgaacatatacatatttttctaggacatgtgaaagttgaactatggtgaaaaccgtttccacttgccccggtgtaccttaaatgaatttctgtctgtctgtctgaatGTTTCtgcgaatattaggtacccctccctcctttcagaaATTGTGTTAAAACTGTCATACCTAAAACCAAAAACTGTCATACctaagttcaaaaatttcaaagaacatTCAAAAGCATGTGCCTCTGAATTGTAAAGCGAGACCTATCCTCGGGAGAATTTGCAGGTTTTGCTAACGGCTTAATGCGCTACTCCCTGAGGAGACCGTTAGCCTGGTTATGGTTTGCCCGGCCAATGAGACCCACCAAAGGGCGAATATTTCCTTCTTCTGCTATACTCCTCCTAAAACGACCGTTccccaaaaagttaaaaagtactcCGCCAAAGGCGTCAAGtgcttcaaaaaaatctaaatataagaaaaacttaaattgatcACCAAAACAGATCAGgtgggcaaaaaaaaatctgacatcgCCGCTTAGCATCAGCAGTTGAGCGTCTGCCGACAGATGTGAGTTGGAAACAACTGGAGTCCAACGCTCTCCTTCAAAAAAAACCGCTGCAAAACGTGAAATGCCTTAAACAGGAAAGTTCTCAATAAAAGATAAGGCTTCGATTTTAGGGCATTAAACGGTGGTATTAAAGAAACTTAATTCCATTTCGAGACTTGAACTCATGTTCTCTGGGAGGCTGGAGATTTTAGGTTGTCACCTTAACCACTCGACCACATTAGCTGGtggcaatgttccgaaaatcactcattttcaatgaatgcttCTGATTGcgcttcgcaactgaacgtacagctgtcgggttttgttattgattgctattggacctatccgatcatcgttcgttctattcatcgctaaaatacagatcacctcgcacgatgctttctgtcaaaacagtgcagcaccatcatcaaattagAATCTCACCAAAGagcgatgcatacggcgaatcatgttcgtctaggatcaggagtgaatggttcaggcagtgagtgagtgatacatgtaaccgatcattagctaatgttgtttgatttttaacatacacccaaaattcagcctctgtgccaatggcgtgtagtcaaatacatagcatcattggtacaagaagataacgcgatcggtgctgattcgatttgctcccaccggcattaatctcccaagttaaccgacttgcgtatgtctgaaagaaacaaaataaaaacgctttcacgtctttccctatcgcatcacaagacgaagaaggatggaaataaataccggccaacaccaggcagccagcgaaccgagcactgtgcgtgtgaatgtagcaaaagcaacaacaaaaacatccttctaattcaatcccttcaattcaccggcaaacaaccacggccgagctgtgcgtgtgtatgcagtaaaagcaacaacaaaaaaaaacattcgttcaattcaattcgccggcaaacaaccacggctaagctgtgcgtgtgtatgtagcaaaagcaacaagaatatattccttcaattcaccggcaaacaagcaccggccaagctgcccggctttagcagctgtgtatatgtagcgtgtatatgtaatagcaggcattaagcaaagcacagttcacattcaatgggtttcccgtttcctccactcccgtttccatcgcaagacaaatgaataccttgaaaggaggccaaacgccgggaagccactgtcgtgcgtttcttttgtgattgatcggtggcagaatgcctatgacaaatatccctcttcctgcatgaagctcaaatagtacactggttaagatgtcggtctggcaagaccaattggttagtgatttgagttcgattcaccctacgggcgctgtggtttatatttttattttcttgtttctgggatgaattatccaataggaacgaaatcccataaaatgtttttcctgttttgcttgaatgtagtggtcatgcatcattttagttgggagccgagtccttatgccagttacggtttttcaaacatatcatcttcggcacagtgcacatttcagcgcattatcggcacagagatgtgctaaataggcattggatttttgcaacctcttctacgGGTgtagccaattaataaatttatttgattttacagcgtttttttacatcagtaagaataaaatccagttgtagttgtgtttgtggggGAAAAATGGTCACTTCCACTATGTTTTCAATTTCCAATAAGCTaggcggatactgagtgagtgacattcagaatggatcagtttgtatctcactcagctctgatatgcgatgtttgcaaaaccgatgattctgaatgatgcgactcggttggcATTGCTGATTGGaacgctgatcgagattgcataccaatCGGGCGAatcagttgcgagaggcgctttcCTATTATACTatcagaatgtttcaaataagaaacgtatcctgagtgtttgttttgattgattttcggaactctGGCTGGTGGTGCTGCGGGCTGCTAGCAATCGTTCGGGTTTggtgtacacacaaaattttcgaggccggaaattagcaaaaatttgctcaaatttgaccaggtAGAAACTTAGTaatcaatttagcaaaattttcgaactgaaattttagcaaacgagagaaaaaattagccgccgcaatttttgctcacttttttagcaaaaaccggtagAAAAGAGCCCcggatctgaaatttcaaaatttatagttttttctcTGCTAATTCGAAGGGAATGCTTGATCATTAAATAGAATGCACGAAtaatttcacttttaatttatttttcacattttttcggaAGTTCATTTACCACTTTTCGTTGAATTGAAAGTAATTCGTTCCGTTCCTGAACGCACCTTCCGGCGAGCGAAATGCCAAGGGCCGACCCTCATCAACGAATGCACCTGGGTTGTGTCGGATGCAGCGCGTTGACATACCAGTTGTGGTCACTCTTTATTTCCAGACTGTTACAAAAAGAAAACCGTCGTGTTTACCGGCAGTTGCAACCTGGtaggaaaaacaaacaatttggaATTTCACAATCGGAAAATCGGTACACTTCAAGATCGGCTCTTACCTGTACGCATCCGGTGTCTATTTGACCACCATTTTTACGTTGAACTAGCCACCAAACGAACCGCAATCATCGAATTATCGGAACCGCACTGATCAATTCGATTTGTTGTTCTTCTCCCAACTGACGGCGGCTGCTGTCTATGAACAAAGCGGCTAGAAAACCTTACTTGTACAAAAATCAAGCAAGATTaccttttttttactaaaattgagtaaattagttttttgctaactcgaaagtaaaaaaatatttttgctaacggaaagtaacagcgattttttgctaagtggagctccgaaagttttgtgtgtacacacaaaactttcggggctccaattagcaaaatttcgctgttactttccgttagcaaaaatatttttttactgttgagttagcaaaaagctaaatttacttgattttagcaaaaagaaagttcattttgcttgattttagtaaaacgaaggttttctagccgctttctgtacagacagcagccgccgcggATTGGAAGAAAAATAGCGCGCGTTGCCGAAAGTTCGATGTTGGTGGTTCTAGTGGTGGCTAAGTCAACAACTAAATACTAACCAAATCGACACCGGACGCGTACAGGTAAGGGCCGATTATGAATTGTAcagattttccgatttttaattcaaaattgtttgtttgtttttcttccgaCCAGGTTACAACTGCAACAGGAAACTCGCAACAGACAGGAAATGAAGGGGGACCACAACTGGAATATCAACGAACTGCATCCGGCACACACTCCGGTGCATTCGTTGAAGTAAACGGCTCGGCAGTTGGCTCGCCGGAATCGGAACTTCCGTTGTACGAAAAGTGTGAGAGAAGAtagcaaaaaatgtgaaaaataaaatgaaagtgAAGGAAATTTGTGTATTCTATTTCACAATCAAACATTATCCCTgattactatcacttcggttcctcatcaggtgtgaggtcatgaacccattggtgatcgttaattttgaaaggttacttgagcaaaattttcatacaagatttatgtctatataccatgtcctcatgtcaatgcaggtgtaaacccttcttcgtattctcctgctcgtgtttgtagcccagactacgataattcttctgtccagtttgatttgtctatgcagcaggaaattcgtggaatcccggatccgcatcgtccacttctgattctaagaattttcgaagctaaatatagacacgtcgatgctgataaaatgtactttactgatggatcacttatagaggaatcaacaggatttggagtgttcaacgaaatatctagcgcctcttacagcctcgagtcaccatgctctgtgtatatagcagagttagcagcaattcattgggctttggacagtatcgcttcaaggccagtcgggcactactttattgtaacggatagtctgagttctgttcaagcaattcactcaataaaaccgggaaagcactcgccatacttcttcgagaagatacgggatagtttgagtgctttatcaaaacgtcgctttaccatcacctttgtttgggttccctcccattgttcgatagagggtaatgagaaggcagactctctggcaaaggtgggggcgatggaaggtgacacgtatcagcgtgaaatcgctttcaacgaattttacttttcagttcgaagaaactctcttgtcaactggcaacgcaaatgggacgaggatgaggatggtcggtggctgcactcgataatcccaagggtaagccttaaaccatggtttaatagattggacctgagtcgggattttattcgtatattttcccgtctcatgtccaatcattgttccttagacgcggtactctatcgttttgatattgctggcagcaatttgtgtagttgcggccaaggttaccacgacatcgagcatattgtttggtcgtgcgaggtccatcttgtcgctagaacgaatttcatagactcccttcgggcccgaggaaaaccaccctatgttccagtgagagatgtgctggcagtgatagacttggactacatgttcgaaatatatcttttccttaaagctattgatcttcgtctataattctttttattttcatatttccctatctattttcttttctttaaaaaaaaagtgaactagaagtaagcaaactattgtaaaaaaaacaaaaagagtttggctccttaaagcctaaaggtatgagccgtttcaaataaagaattaacaaaaaaaaaaaaaaattatccctgattctccagagaaaaaaaaacaataaattttgacatttcagAACCAGCGAACTTttcctccggtttttgctaaaaatttgagtaaaaattgcggcggctaacttttcgctcgtttgctaaaataatagtttaaaaatattgctaaattgattgctaaatttctagctggtcaaatttgagcaaatttttgctaaatttcggccttgaaaattttgtgtgtagggACCAAGGTATAGTGGTCGTGCATATCCCTTACGGCATTCGATTACAATAGGATCAACGAACCGAAAATCTGTACACAATTCAGTACCCACCCAAATTTAGGCGCTTAAATATATAGAGGGAAGGGTACTTGCGGCATCTGTAGTTTGATGAGTTGTTGATGCAGGCTGTTTCGGTGTCGTTCTCTATCGGCTCATCGGAAAATCAGGCTCGATTCGGAGATGTTTTGGGGAACAGTTGATGTTACTTCCGCTTTAGCGGAACCTAGTGGTGTTGTCGCTCGATGTCGAACCCAGATGTTGTTGTGCTGGCCTTCTTCAACGAGTGTCGCGACGATGGTGGGAAACTAATTTTTACGGGCGTTTCCGTTCAATTTCGAATCCCGTGGTTGTTGTAGACGAATTCTAAATTGACGGAGTCAGGATTTCCAGTGGGGTTTGCTCCGGAAAAAGTTGGTCCGAGTGATGAATTTTGTTGTTTAGCCAGGGGAAGGTGTTGTTGGTGCGTACGTCGGGTACTTGTCGCCTCCTTCTCACAAGTAAACCTAAACGAAACCGTAAGGGATTATTGCGTGCACATTTCCCTCCCACAaacttttacctttttcgcaaatCGGTTTTTGTGAACGGTTTGCGAGGTTTTTTTTCCCACAGCCTGTCGAATGACCCTAAAATCTAGGTCAGAACAGAACCAATTAGTGATCCCTTTcccataaaaaaaaccttacgtTTTACCTTCTACTAATCGAAACTCTAGCCACACACCTGACTCAATCCACGATTTCAGACCAAATGATCGAACTGCTCCAGGTCTGCAGAAAATTGCAGCCGTCTATTCATTCTTTTACCGGAACTGCGTAAAGCGAATACTTAACGAAGTTGCCCGACATATTTTCTTAACCAATTCTTATTTTCCTGATAGTTCTGCTTTCTCCCAAAACTCTCTCTTCCCTTTTAACAATTCAGGTCCCGATTGTTCAAAGGGAAAGGTCGCTGCGAAGTAGAGAAAAATTGCGCTCTGATGTTTTCATCGGCGATGCAATTCCATCCAGGTGGGAGGTGGTTTATCAGATAGTGGCAATTTAGGCGTTATAAACCTGCACTCTAAATATTTGGTGTTCTGCTCGAGGGAAATGTGGGTAGCTAATTCTAAATAACTGTAGCTTGCAACAGTATAGCAGAAAAAGGTGTTTTTAGGTGTAAAAATTGTGACCAAGCCATCACACCCCCCCTCCCTTCCCAATGTTATAACTCAGTCTATTCAGCTCAACCACTGCCCACATCCGACCTAGCGTCTTGTTGGCGTATCATCCACAATGTTTAGCCCTGTTGAAGGTTTTGTATAATGTGGTATCAGTTGCAATGAAGCAAATACCGGATTACCGTGCAGTATCCAAACATTCATTTATTAATGGCAATAGTTGCTTCCGCGATGCTTTTATATTGTTTTGTTCAAGAAAGGTACCATTCAAAAACATGCAGTCTAGTGTAGAAACTTGAAAACTGGGACACTCGTTAgtaagtatttttgaaattatctgtaacaaaaaaaaggcttattgttttgaatttttgtgtatGTACTTCTTACCATTTCAGCTAACTTGCTATCATCAATATTGATTATTCCAAGATCTCTTCGCATAGAACCATCAACATTGTTTACTTTCATGCCCATCAGGACGACCACATTTGAAGAAGTATTGCCAGCAAATTTAATTATGTTACTTTcagaattttgtaattttatataCTCTTGAACTAACATTGGATAGCCAGGAATAGCTACTGTGCGACCATTTCtagataataattttaaatctttcaacaaaatttgatacgtATCAAGTCCTGAAATAGCACTTCTTTGATCTACCAGTGTTTTGAAGAGGTTGTCGCGATAATCTGGCACGTTAGATATTTTCAGGaaactttcaataaatttaGCCATATCATGATCTAATGCTCTGGCTTTATCGGCGGCCTCAGAAAAATTTACAGTATCAAGGATAATTGCACCTGTAAAACGAAAATTGTTGTTATATATAAATGAAGATGGCTTCAAATGTTTATGACTTACCATACAGCAACTTAAGAGGTGTTGAATGTTCATTATCATCGCGATCAACATTTTCTGAATCGTATATTAGTTTAGTTACTAGAGATGAGCACGATCCTActaattcaataaatttaaatgtgTTTTGTTCGAACTGTGCTCTAGGATCCACTGGACGGTGATCAACAGTAGCAATGATTTCACGATTAGGTCCAGTTATATGATGATCAACCAGTATAAATTTGATAGAGTTATCAACATTGTTTTCTAGATTCACTTCATCGCGACAAATCAAATCTTCAGTATTgatttggtttgattttaaGTAATACACCACTTCCGTTTTCAACACCAACTCTTCCCGTGGAACGTTCAATACTGGAAGAACGTTTTCGACATACGGAATTCGGGTGATCAAATTGGGATACTTCCATAGGTAAAAGGCGAGTGATAGGCAGCATACAGCTGAGTCCAAATCGCAGCTCTCATTTCCAATAATTACTGTTTTCGTGACCTGTAATAAAAAAAGACCGTAATTTTGAAACGAATATAATGCATgtaaataatcaaatttcaatctatttgataattttagatGTAAATGAAAGTAAATTTAATGCCtctataaaatcaataaaacaaacaatcaatccGATAAGAATACAATCAAAAACAGTTTCagattattcaaacaaaatataaaaaagcttattacatttttttaaaattttaataattttgcagAGGGATTAATTGTTGATTTTGGTCCTTATTGCTACTTTATTTTAGTGcagttatctttttttttaaatcgttttacTTTCTTTCGATATTACCTACACTTATTGGAATACCTATTGGATTCATTCAAGCAAAGTAGATAGAaggaatttaataaaaagaagGCTATACTTAACTATGCAGATCAAGAGGCAAAGCCAAGTGTTCCGAATTATTTGTACCGgaagattactaatattttaaTCTATCAGATACTGAGAGAAATACTTTTTTGATTGGATGAACacttaaagttttcaattttacttctatttttaattttacttttgagAGCTTCAACAAACGGGACACAACAATTCGGTAGGATTAAACAATAGCAATATTCACATTTAATTAAATTGAAGTTATTGAATTAGGAAAATACAGCAATAATTACCTTTTTATTAAGCAGACTTCTACAATGTTTCAGAAATGTATTCATTTTACAGTTTACGACAATATTTAATCGCCGGTAGAGCTGATAACAATAGataacaataatattttttttttgtattattgcacgctctttttttaaacttaaaattaagttgttttggttgCAACACTttagtggcagccctcaactttgagttcgactgggcaatcgcaaaactaagttcagataggcatactcaaaaagaagttcggctgccgaactcaaatttgtcccatttattggaaGGCTGATTATTTTcagaaagaaaatatttttaaatctaagttattttatttgtcccaaaatcaaaggaataaATTCTTCGTTTTTACGGAATTTTCCttaacaactatttttttctgCGTGTATGTGCACTCGTTTACCAGCTTCCGCGGTCTAAATTGCTAAATAAATCTacgtttttcgtcatttgcCTAAAAAAGTTCAGTAATTAGTGTTAAGGAACTAAAGTTAGTGttgaaacaattgatttcagtatGAAATATATTTAATAAAGAGCTTGGAATCATTCCAAAACTcgaataagaaaatagttaCGAGAAAAGATGATTTATCAATTCAACATTTTACTGTTAATGAACTCGAAATTTGCGTGTTAAATGATTTATTCGGACTATTAGATGTGTCTTCttccaatatttttcatttttaagcttacaatatgcttggaaatagtttccagtaattaaaatttccaccaaaatttagatattttcgaGGTTAATTCGCA
This sequence is a window from Uranotaenia lowii strain MFRU-FL chromosome 3, ASM2978415v1, whole genome shotgun sequence. Protein-coding genes within it:
- the LOC129756336 gene encoding exopolyphosphatase PRUNE1 gives rise to the protein MNTFLKHCRSLLNKKVTKTVIIGNESCDLDSAVCCLSLAFYLWKYPNLITRIPYVENVLPVLNVPREELVLKTEVVYYLKSNQINTEDLICRDEVNLENNVDNSIKFILVDHHITGPNREIIATVDHRPVDPRAQFEQNTFKFIELVGSCSSLVTKLIYDSENVDRDDNEHSTPLKLLYGAIILDTVNFSEAADKARALDHDMAKFIESFLKISNVPDYRDNLFKTLVDQRSAISGLDTYQILLKDLKLLSRNGRTVAIPGYPMLVQEYIKLQNSESNIIKFAGNTSSNVVVLMGMKVNNVDGSMRRDLGIINIDDSKLAEMIISKILTNECPSFQVSTLDCMFLNGTFLEQNNIKASRKQLLPLINECLDTAR